From the genome of Aminivibrio pyruvatiphilus:
GGCGTTTCGGTGAGGCTTGCCGACATCGCCACAGTGAGCGATACAACGGCGGAACGCCGCCGTCTGGCCCGGTACGGAGGCCGGGATTCCTTCATTCTTTCGCTGACGGCCATTCCCGACGGGAACGTGGTCCGGGCAAGCCGGGCGGCGAGGGAGATGCTCGACCGCATCCTTCCCACCCTTCCTCCCGGGTTCACCATGACCATTCCCTTCGACGACGGAGAATTCATCGCCGATTCCATCTGGAACGTCTTCCGGGACATGATCACGGGCACGGCCCTCACGGCCCTCATCCTGTTCCTTTTCCTCCAGAGGCTGTCGGTGACCCTGCTCGTGGCCATCGTCATGCCCACGGCCATCATCGCCACCTTCATGCCCATGGTGCTGGCGAAGTACACGCTGAACATGATGACCACCCTTGGCCTGGCCATCTCCACGGGCGTGTTGGTGAACAACTCCATCCTGGTCATCGAGAACATCATCCGCTACAAGGAAATGGGCTACCACCCCCTTGAGGCTGCGGAACGGGGGACGAAGGAGATCGCCATCGCGGTCCTGTCCACCACGGCCACCAATCTCGGGGTGTTCATACCCGTGGCCCTGTCCGGAGGGCGGATGGGGCAGATGTTCAACCCCTTCGCCATGACGGTGGTCTTTTCCACCCTCTTCTCTCTCTGGGTGGCCCTCACCTTCACCCCCATGCTGGCGGCCCGCATCGGCAGCTCCACGGGGCCCTCGAAGCTGAGCCGCTTCCTTACCGGGTGGTGGCAATGGCTCTACCAGGGTTTCGATGATCTCCACCACGTCCTTGTCCGGGGCGCCGTGGGGCATCCCTATCTTGCCCTTCTCCTCTTCGGCGGGCTGACCGCCGGCGCGGTGATGCTTGCGGACCGGATAGGCTTCCAGTTCTTTCCTTCTTCCGACGAGGGGCAGATCACCGTGTCCATGGAGACCTCCGCTTCGGCGTCCCTTACCATGACGGACCGGCTTGTGCGCCAGATCGAAGGGCATGTGCTGGAGCAGCCCCATGTAAAGGGCGTGGACGTAGTCATAGGCGGCGGCGGTTCCCGGGCCGGGCTCAACAGGGCCACCATGAGGGTCTACCTGGAGGATACCCCCGGGAGGCCGTCGAGCTTCGCCTTTGCCGCACCGCTCCGTCCGCTCCTTGCATCCCTTCCCGACATGAAGGCCAGCGTCACCGCAGGCGGGGGCAGGGGAGGCGTCCGGGGAAAGCCGATCCAGGTGGTGGTCCGGGGAGACGGGGTAGATGTCCTTAACGACCTGGCCATGAAGGTCGTGGGAGTTCTCCGGAATATCCAGGGCATCGTGGACGTGGACCTCGACTGGCGGACGGGCCGCCCGGAGATCCAGATGACTCCCGACAGGCTGAGAATGGGCCGGCTCAATTTCAGCACGGAGAATCTTTCGGACCTCCTGAGGGGGTACGTCACGGGACTGAAGGCAGGGGTCTTCAGGGAAGGCGGCAAAGAATACGATATCCTCGTGAAGCTCAAATCCGAGGAGGTCTCGAGCCCCTTCCAGCTTCCGGACCTTCCCTTCCCCACCTCCGCCGGTTTCGTGTCCCTGCGCGACCTCGCCGCGCTCAAGGACACCATGGGACCCACCCAGATCCTGCGGAAAGACCGGCAGCGGTCCATCACCGTGGACGGCAACGTCTCAGGGATCACCGTGGGCGAGGTCTACGGCGAAATAGACCGGCGGCTGCAGGAGATTCCCCTTCCTCCGGGATACCGGTTCACCTATTCGGGAGAAATACAGTCCATCCAGGACAATTTCGGCGCCCTCAACTTCGCCCTCGGACTGGCGGTGCTGCTCACCTTCCTCATGATCGCCGCCATCCTCGAGTCCTTCGTCTTCGCCCTGGTGATCATGCTGACGGTCCCCCTGTCGGTCATCGGGGTGGTCCCGGCGCTGATCCTCACCCAGACGCCCCTTTCCGTCTACGGGCTCATGGGGGTCATCATGCTCGTCGGCCTGGTGGTGAACAACGCCATCGTCATCATCGACTATGCCGAGATCGTGAGAAAAGAGGGAATGCCTCCCGAAGAAGCCATCATCGAGGCATGCAAGGTCCGGCTCAGGCCGATCATCATGGCCGACGCCACGTCCATCATCGCCATGATCCCTCTTGCCATGGGCGTCGGGGCCGGCGGATCCTACAGGTCTCCCATGGCCATCGTCTCCATAGGCGGCCTGGTGGCCGGGGGCGTTCTGGCCCTTCTCGCCATCCCTCCCGTGTACAAGCTGGTCTGGAAATTGAAGCAGCGATTCGGCTTCGAGGCGGTGGAGCAGGTGTAATGGACCGCAGTCTTCCTCCCTTCGAACGGGCCCATCCGACCAAGCTCTTCGCGGAGGTCACCACGGCGTGCAACCTCCGGTGCGCCATGTGCGTCAAGCAGTCGGGGCCGGGAATTCCGGACGAATTTCTGGCCCGTGAAACCTTTGAAAAACTGGTCCCGGCCTTCCCGACACTGGATACCCTTATTCTCAACGGCATAGGGGAACCCCTGCTTCACCCTGAACTCGAGGAGTTCATCAAAACGGCCAGGCGCCATCTTCCTCGGGAGGCCGTCATCGGATTCCAGACGAACGGGTCCCTTCTGACGGACGAAAGGGCTTTCTCTCTTCTTGCCGCCGGAACGGACACCATCAGCATCTCCGTGGATGCCGCCGATCCGGCCCTCTTCCGTTCCATGAGGGAAGGAGGGGAGACGGAAGACGTGAACCGGGCCGCCGCCGCTCTCGGGAGGGCAAAGGAACGGGCCCGAAGAACATGCTTCCGCTGGGGGGCTGAACTGGTGCTCGCGAAAGAGACCACCGGAGAGCTCCCCAAGGTCATCGAATGGGTGGCCGCGCGGGGAGGTTCCTTCCTGCTCGTCACCCATATTCTTCCCTATCGGGAGGAAGCTGTTCCGTCGGTGGCCTACGACCCCAACGTGGACAGGTCCCTCGCCCATTACCGGAAACGGAAGCTGGAAGCGGCGGAGCAGGGAATCGACCTGTCTCTGTACTACACCGCGAAATGGCGGCTGGCCCCGGTGGAGCGCCGGGAGGAGATCATTACCTTTCTGGAGAAGGTGGTGCAGGAAATCTCGGACATGGGGCTGCCCCAGCACATTCCGAACCTGGTGGCCCACGATGAGGATCAGTACAGGAAAATGGAACGGCTCTTCGGGGAAAGCCGTGCTCTGGCGCAGGCCCGGGGGGTGGATCTGCGCCTTCCCTCCCTCAGCCCCAGGATGGACCGGCGGTGCGATTTCATCGAGGAAGGCAGCGCGTTCCTGTCCGTTTCCGGCACGGTCCACCCCTGCTATTTCCTCTGGCATTCCTTCACCTGCCATGCCGACGGACGGATCCGTCCCGTGGACGCCCTTTCCTTCGGATCAGTCCATGACCGTCCGCTGCTCGACATATGGAACAGCCCGGAGTTTGCCGCCTACCGCCGGGAGATCGGCACCTACCCCTTCCCCCACTGCGGGAACTGCAGCCTTGCCCCCTGCGACTACATCGAGCGCCATGAATTCGAGCAGGACTGCCTGGGGAACCGGCTCACCTGCGGCTCCTGTCCCTGGAGCCTCGGGGTGCTGCAGTGCATGAGATAGAAAGGGGCCTGCCGGAGCAGGCCCCTTTCCTTTTCTACATGGAGAACTTCGTGTACCCCGGCGGAAGGGAGAAGAGCCCGTCGTCAAGTTTCCCTTTCCGGATGTTCCTGTACAGGATGGTGGCTGTATCCTGGGGATTTTTGGTGTAAATTTTCAGCGGGTAGTTCAGTTCCCTGGAAACCCACACGGTTCCTTCCCCGAGCTTTTTGTCGTTGTAGACGATGTGGTACACGTCGCAGGAAAAGCCTTCGACGGTTTCGGTTCCCTTCTTCGTCACTTTTCCCTGCTCCGCCATCTTTGCCTCCAGGTTTTCCGAACCGTCGAGGGTGACCTGGGTGTTCTGCATTTCCATGTACATCTTCATCCCGGGAAGAAGGACATACATCACGGGTCCCCCGGAAGGAATGATGGTGGACTGCACCCCGATAGGAGTCTCCAGATCCTGCCTCAGGGAGTTTCCTTTCACGAACACCTTTCCGCTCATGTCTCCTCCTGCCGCTTTGGAGGAAATGACCATGTCAGCGGTGAATTCAGCGGCCAATGAGGCGCCGGGAAGAAGAAAAACCAGAAGAAGAGCCCACCACAATGTTCTTTTCGATCCAAAATGCATGATCTTCAACTCCTGTTCATTATGATATGGTTCGTTTTCCCTGTTTGCCGCTATTGTAACCTCTTTTTGCACGTATAAGGCATTCTCTCCGGGGAACTGCAATGAGTATGAGTATTTTCAGTTTTCTTTCTCCTTCGGGGAGAGGGTATAATGAATCAGCAGGGCAGCATCCGGTCAGGCTTCATGGTTGTCCGCGCAAATACGCCTTTTGGAGGAGGAAGAAACATGATTATCGTATCCGCATCCTTTACTGCGAAACCAGGAATGAGGGACGCCATCGCTGAGATTTCCCGAAAGGCCGTGGAGCTCACGAGACAGGAAAAGGGAAACATCAGCTACACCCTCTTCAAGAGCAGTGATGACGACGTCACCATGATGTATTTCGAGGAATGGGAGAGTCTGGATGACCTGCGGGCGCACCTGAAGACGGACCATATCCGGGAGGCGAGGGAGGCCCGGAAGGATATGCTGGAAGGCACGGTGCGGGTTCGGGTGTTCGAGTCGAAGGAAGTGGAACTCTAGACAGGAGTTGATTTACTCTTAATGAAAAACGGGAATTATGACGCGGTTGTCGTCGGCGGAGGGCTGGCCGGACTTGTCGCCGCCATAGAGGCTGCAAAGAGGGGACTCGGAGTCCTCCTGGTCTGCAAAAGCAGGGCGGGAAAAAGCGGCAATACCCTCGTCTCCGGGGCTGCCCTTTCAGTGCTGAACACCGGCGCGAAGTCAGGCGATTCCCCCGCCCTTCTGGAGCGGGATATCCTCGCGTCCGGGTGCGGAATGAACGATCCCCGGCTCTGCCGAACCTTTGCGAAAGAATCGGCTTCTGCAGTCGATATGCTGAAGGAATACGGCGTGGCGTTCAAGGAGGCGGGCGGGATTCCCATGGTGAAGCAGCCCCCCGGACACAGTGTTCCCCGCATGTTTCCCTCGGAATTCCGGGAGTACCCCTATATGAACCGCGGCCTCGCCCTGACGCTCCCTCTTGTGGAACGGGCGGAGGAGCTCGGGGTTGTCATACGGAACGATACCGCGGCTCTCAGGATCCTCACCCGTGAAAATTCCGTCTGCGGACTTCTGGCATGGGACAGCCGCACGGGAGAAGCGCTTCACTTCCGGACCGGAACAGTCATTCTGGCCGCAGGCGGGGGAGCAGGGCTTTTTTCCATGAACAACAACACGGCGGATGTGTCATGCG
Proteins encoded in this window:
- a CDS encoding efflux RND transporter permease subunit gives rise to the protein MNLISISIRRPVLTLVIVILFVLLGLSGMRGMGISLLPKIEVPFVSVRTSYTGAGPEDMETLVSKPLEDAISQVQGVRRLESTSLEGISFVFIEFDPDINLADAALDVANRVRTVNLPEDADDPVVRKFDINARSFMSVVFTSTLPPQRARDILEDRVQRQLSQVVDVADVSLDGGLTREIHVELDPVALGSLGLSIRQVTNILKSGNYSSPSGRISLGDQESILRVVGESVSVRELEEVQIPLPGGVSVRLADIATVSDTTAERRRLARYGGRDSFILSLTAIPDGNVVRASRAAREMLDRILPTLPPGFTMTIPFDDGEFIADSIWNVFRDMITGTALTALILFLFLQRLSVTLLVAIVMPTAIIATFMPMVLAKYTLNMMTTLGLAISTGVLVNNSILVIENIIRYKEMGYHPLEAAERGTKEIAIAVLSTTATNLGVFIPVALSGGRMGQMFNPFAMTVVFSTLFSLWVALTFTPMLAARIGSSTGPSKLSRFLTGWWQWLYQGFDDLHHVLVRGAVGHPYLALLLFGGLTAGAVMLADRIGFQFFPSSDEGQITVSMETSASASLTMTDRLVRQIEGHVLEQPHVKGVDVVIGGGGSRAGLNRATMRVYLEDTPGRPSSFAFAAPLRPLLASLPDMKASVTAGGGRGGVRGKPIQVVVRGDGVDVLNDLAMKVVGVLRNIQGIVDVDLDWRTGRPEIQMTPDRLRMGRLNFSTENLSDLLRGYVTGLKAGVFREGGKEYDILVKLKSEEVSSPFQLPDLPFPTSAGFVSLRDLAALKDTMGPTQILRKDRQRSITVDGNVSGITVGEVYGEIDRRLQEIPLPPGYRFTYSGEIQSIQDNFGALNFALGLAVLLTFLMIAAILESFVFALVIMLTVPLSVIGVVPALILTQTPLSVYGLMGVIMLVGLVVNNAIVIIDYAEIVRKEGMPPEEAIIEACKVRLRPIIMADATSIIAMIPLAMGVGAGGSYRSPMAIVSIGGLVAGGVLALLAIPPVYKLVWKLKQRFGFEAVEQV
- a CDS encoding radical SAM/SPASM family putative metalloenzyme maturase, whose protein sequence is MDRSLPPFERAHPTKLFAEVTTACNLRCAMCVKQSGPGIPDEFLARETFEKLVPAFPTLDTLILNGIGEPLLHPELEEFIKTARRHLPREAVIGFQTNGSLLTDERAFSLLAAGTDTISISVDAADPALFRSMREGGETEDVNRAAAALGRAKERARRTCFRWGAELVLAKETTGELPKVIEWVAARGGSFLLVTHILPYREEAVPSVAYDPNVDRSLAHYRKRKLEAAEQGIDLSLYYTAKWRLAPVERREEIITFLEKVVQEISDMGLPQHIPNLVAHDEDQYRKMERLFGESRALAQARGVDLRLPSLSPRMDRRCDFIEEGSAFLSVSGTVHPCYFLWHSFTCHADGRIRPVDALSFGSVHDRPLLDIWNSPEFAAYRREIGTYPFPHCGNCSLAPCDYIERHEFEQDCLGNRLTCGSCPWSLGVLQCMR
- a CDS encoding DUF4412 domain-containing protein — protein: MHFGSKRTLWWALLLVFLLPGASLAAEFTADMVISSKAAGGDMSGKVFVKGNSLRQDLETPIGVQSTIIPSGGPVMYVLLPGMKMYMEMQNTQVTLDGSENLEAKMAEQGKVTKKGTETVEGFSCDVYHIVYNDKKLGEGTVWVSRELNYPLKIYTKNPQDTATILYRNIRKGKLDDGLFSLPPGYTKFSM
- a CDS encoding putative quinol monooxygenase, which encodes MIIVSASFTAKPGMRDAIAEISRKAVELTRQEKGNISYTLFKSSDDDVTMMYFEEWESLDDLRAHLKTDHIREAREARKDMLEGTVRVRVFESKEVEL